A stretch of Equus przewalskii isolate Varuska chromosome 11, EquPr2, whole genome shotgun sequence DNA encodes these proteins:
- the LOC139074593 gene encoding olfactory receptor 5G3-like yields the protein MEDKNQTAMAEFLFLGLTDHLPQQIVLFVMLLLVYLVTLGGNLGMITLIWIDHSLHTPMYFFLSHLSFVDICSSSSIAPKMLCDTFAEKKGISFMGCAAQMWSFGLFIATECLLLASMAYDRYMAICKPLLYTLLMRQRVCMQLVVGPYATGLISTMTHTSLTFCLPFCGPNIINHFFCDISSLLSLACADTWINKLVLLILAGAIGVLSGLIIMVSYVFILVAVLKIQTADGRQKAFSTCSSHLAAVFILYGALFLIYVRPGSGSSLDINKSISLFYTVVIPMLNPLIYSLRNKEVKDAFRKKLKG from the coding sequence ATGGAAGATAAGAATCAAACAGCAATGgctgaatttcttttcttgggCCTCACAGATCATCTTCCTCAGCAGATTGTCCTCTTTGTCATGCTTCTCCTTGTCTATCTTGTCACACTGGGGGGTAACTTGGGGATGATCACTCTCATATGGATTGATCACAGCCTCCACACTCCTATGTACTTTTTCCTTAGCCACTTGTCCTTTGTAGATATTTGTTCCTCCTCTTCCATTGCCCCCAAGATGCTGTGTGATACCTTTGcggaaaaaaaaggaatctctTTCATGGGTTGTGCTGCACAGATGTGGTCATTTGGTCTCTTTATTGCAACTGAGTGTTTGCTCCTTGCTTCCATGGCATATGATCGGTATATGGCCATCTGTAAGCCTTTGTTGTATACACTCCTTATGAGGCAGAGGGTCTGTATGCAGTTGGTGGTAGGACCTTATGCCACAGGTCTGATAAGCACAATGActcacacatctctcacttttTGCTTACCCTTCTGTGGTCCAAATATTATcaaccacttcttctgtgacattTCATCACTTCTTTCCCTTGCATGTGCAGACACCTGGATTAATAAGTTAGTGCTTCTTATCTTGGCTGGAGCTATAGGAGTACTCAGTGGCCTGATCATCATGGTCTCCTATGTTTTCATCCTGGTGGCTGTCTTGAAGATCCAGACAGCTGATGGGAGGCAAAAAGCTTTCTCCACTTGTTCTTCTCACTTGGCAGCTGTCTTCATCCTATATGGAGCTCTTTTCCTTATCTATGTTCGGCCTGGCTCAGGTTCCTCCCTCGATATCAATAaatcaatttctctattttatactgTGGTAATCCCAATGTTGAACCCTCTCATCTATAGCTTGAGGAACAAGGAAGTAAAGGATGCATTCAGGAAGAAGTTGAAAGGATAA
- the LOC139074592 gene encoding olfactory receptor 5G3-like: MEDKNQTAVTELLFLGLTDHLPEQIVLFIMLLLVYLVTLGGNLGMITLIWIDHSLHTPMYFFLSHLSFVDICSSSSIAPKMLCDTFAEKKGISFMGCAAQMWSFGLFIATECLLLASMAYDRYMAICKPLLYTLLMRQRVCMQLVVGPYATGLISTMTHTSLTFCLPFCGPNIINHFFCDISPLLSFACADTWINKLVLLILAGAIGVLSGLIIMVSYVFILVAVLKIQTADGRQKAFCTCSSHLTAVSILGGTLLFIYVRPGSGSSLDINKPISLFYTVVIPMLNPLIYSLKNKEVKDAFRRRLKGKIL, translated from the coding sequence ATGGAAGATAAGAATCAGACCGCAGTAACTGAACTTCTTTTCTTGGGCCTCACAGATCATCTTCCTGAGCAGATTGTCCTCTTTATCATGCTTCTCCTTGTCTATCTTGTCACACTGGGGGGTAACTTGGGGATGATCACTCTCATATGGATTGATCACAGCCTCCACACTCCTATGTACTTTTTCCTTAGCCACTTGTCCTTTGTAGATATTTGTTCCTCCTCTTCCATTGCCCCCAAGATGCTGTGTGATACCTTTGcggaaaaaaaaggaatctctTTCATGGGTTGTGCTGCACAGATGTGGTCATTTGGTCTCTTTATTGCAACTGAGTGTTTGCTCCTTGCTTCCATGGCATATGATCGGTATATGGCCATCTGTAAGCCTTTGTTGTATACACTCCTTATGAGGCAGAGGGTCTGTATGCAGTTGGTGGTAGGACCTTATGCCACAGGTCTGATAAGCACAATGActcacacatctctcacttttTGCTTACCCTTCTGTGGTCCAAATATTATCAatcacttcttctgtgacattTCACCACTTCTTTCCTTTGCATGTGCAGACACCTGGATTAATAAGTTAGTGCTTCTTATCTTGGCTGGAGCTATAGGAGTACTCAGTGGCCTGATCATCATGGTCTCCTATGTTTTCATCCTGGTGGCTGTCTTGAAGATCCAGACAGCTGATGGGAGGCAAAAAGCTTTCTGTACTTGTTCTTCTCACCTGACAGCTGTCTCCATCCTAGGTGGGActcttctctttatctatgtTCGGCCTGGCTCAGGTTCCTCCCTTGATATCAATAAacctatttctctattttatactgTGGTAATCCCAATGTTGAACCCCCTCATCTATAGCTTGAAgaacaaggaagtaaaagatgCCTTCAGGAGAAGGTTGAAAGGAAAAATTCTCTAA